In a single window of the Sediminicoccus sp. KRV36 genome:
- the dnaE gene encoding DNA polymerase III subunit alpha has protein sequence MSDSFIHLHTHSAYSLSEGAIKVEKLPGLALAANMPAVALTDTANLFGALEFAQYASGKGIQPIMGCQLWLSRAATGEERPEALRAGADVIVALAMNATGLDNLQRLSSLGWLGEDASGKPALALDQLLTHAPGLMLLTGGDHGPLSRLLAEGRRDAAERLLRALGEAFDGRLVVELMRHHTERQQAIEPGLLRLADEAGLPIVATNDVYFAEAKTHIAHDALLCIAEGRLVAEQNRRRVTPHHWFKPASEMRALFADLPEACDNTLAIARMCAVMAESKKPELPICPKVLPGKTEAETVANMARAGLARRFPEGVPPVHAERLEYELGVIEQMGFSGYFLIVADFIQWAKEQGIPVGPGRGSGAGSVAAWALSITDLDPLRFGLLFERFLNPERVSMPDFDIDFCQDRRDEVIDYVRREYGADRVAQIITFGKLQAKAAVRDVGRVLGMPYGQVDKIASLIPNNPANPVSLGDAIKGEPKLQDMQENDEAVAKLLDTALQVEGLYRNASTHAAGVVIGRKPLVEITPIYRDPRSPSLITQYSMKYVEQASLVKFDFLGLKTLTVLQRAVQLLKARGIEVDLDKLPLDDERTYAMLAKGDAAGVFQFEGQGMRDCLRSMRPDRFEDLIAAVSLYRPGPMENIPAYCARKHGEPWAAPHPSIQDILGETYGIMVYQEQVMQIAQVMAGYSLGGADLLRRAMGKKDAAAMAKQRAIFCEGAEKNGVPAEKAGEVFDLMEKFANYGFNKSHAAAYALVAYHTAWLKANHPVAFLAASMSLDLDKTEKLASHMQEASRVGIKVLPPDINRSGAEFTIEELPPAPAMNAPGEAAREDRAAAGPAIRFALAAVKRVGLQAMRELVAARDAPFASLADFAARVDPKLLNKMQLENLAKAGAFDSLEGNRARLVAGAETVLRRAQATAEDRASNQIGLFGEVEQGPPLLRLPDIPDWPQLDKLGFEAEAVGFHLSAHPLDEYKGALRRLGATPSAVIADRVRAGSTRLKLAGTVTAKKERNTRTGSRMAWISLTDQAGSFEVTFFSEVLNRSRDMLEEGTALLITTDAKLEGEALRLTAQDVERLDKAAAGVGQGMRIFIEAASAVPDIRNILERDGRGKGRVSLVPRLAPGQEVELTLPGGWNVSPRMMQAMKLVAGVASVEEV, from the coding sequence ATGTCCGATTCCTTCATCCACCTGCACACCCATTCCGCCTATTCGCTGAGCGAAGGCGCCATCAAGGTGGAGAAGCTGCCGGGCCTGGCGCTCGCCGCCAATATGCCCGCCGTGGCGCTGACCGATACGGCGAATCTCTTTGGCGCGCTGGAATTCGCGCAATACGCCTCGGGCAAGGGCATTCAGCCCATCATGGGCTGCCAGCTCTGGCTCTCGCGCGCCGCCACGGGTGAGGAGCGGCCCGAGGCGCTGCGCGCGGGTGCGGATGTGATCGTCGCGCTGGCGATGAACGCGACCGGGCTGGACAATCTCCAGCGCCTCTCCTCGCTCGGCTGGCTGGGTGAGGATGCTTCGGGCAAGCCGGCCCTGGCCCTGGATCAGCTGCTGACCCACGCGCCCGGACTGATGCTGCTGACCGGTGGGGATCATGGCCCGCTGTCACGCCTGCTGGCGGAGGGCCGGCGGGATGCGGCGGAGCGCCTGCTCCGCGCGCTGGGCGAGGCCTTCGATGGCCGCCTCGTCGTGGAACTCATGCGCCACCATACGGAGCGCCAGCAGGCGATCGAGCCTGGCCTGCTGCGCCTGGCCGATGAGGCGGGCCTGCCCATCGTCGCCACCAATGATGTCTATTTCGCCGAAGCGAAAACCCATATCGCGCATGACGCGCTGCTCTGCATCGCCGAGGGGCGCCTGGTGGCCGAGCAGAACCGCCGCCGCGTCACGCCGCATCACTGGTTCAAGCCGGCCAGCGAGATGCGCGCCCTCTTCGCCGACCTGCCCGAGGCCTGCGATAACACGCTGGCCATCGCGCGCATGTGCGCCGTCATGGCGGAATCGAAAAAGCCCGAGCTGCCGATCTGCCCCAAGGTGCTGCCCGGCAAGACGGAGGCCGAGACCGTCGCCAATATGGCGCGTGCGGGCCTGGCGCGCCGCTTCCCCGAGGGGGTTCCGCCTGTCCACGCGGAGCGGCTGGAATATGAGCTCGGCGTGATCGAGCAGATGGGCTTCTCCGGCTATTTCCTGATCGTGGCCGACTTCATCCAATGGGCGAAGGAACAGGGCATTCCGGTCGGGCCCGGACGTGGCTCGGGGGCGGGTTCCGTCGCCGCCTGGGCGCTCTCCATCACCGATCTCGATCCGCTGCGCTTCGGGCTGCTGTTCGAGCGTTTCCTCAACCCCGAACGCGTTTCCATGCCCGACTTCGACATTGATTTCTGCCAGGACCGGCGGGATGAGGTGATCGACTATGTCCGCCGGGAATATGGCGCGGATCGCGTGGCGCAGATCATCACCTTCGGCAAATTGCAGGCGAAAGCGGCGGTGCGCGATGTGGGACGCGTGCTGGGCATGCCCTATGGCCAGGTGGACAAGATCGCCAGCCTGATCCCGAACAATCCCGCCAATCCCGTCAGCCTGGGCGATGCCATCAAGGGCGAGCCGAAGCTCCAGGACATGCAGGAAAACGACGAGGCCGTGGCCAAGCTGCTGGACACGGCGCTCCAGGTGGAAGGGCTGTACCGCAACGCCTCCACCCATGCGGCCGGCGTGGTCATCGGCCGCAAGCCGCTGGTGGAAATCACGCCGATCTATCGCGATCCGCGCTCGCCCTCACTCATTACGCAATACTCGATGAAGTATGTCGAGCAGGCGAGCCTGGTGAAGTTCGACTTCCTGGGCCTCAAGACGCTGACGGTGCTGCAACGCGCGGTGCAACTCCTGAAGGCGCGCGGCATCGAGGTGGACCTCGACAAACTGCCGCTGGATGACGAACGCACCTATGCCATGCTGGCCAAGGGCGATGCGGCCGGCGTCTTCCAGTTCGAAGGCCAGGGCATGCGGGACTGCCTGCGCTCCATGCGCCCCGACCGCTTCGAGGATCTGATCGCCGCCGTCTCGCTCTACCGGCCGGGCCCGATGGAAAACATCCCGGCCTATTGCGCCCGCAAGCATGGCGAGCCCTGGGCGGCGCCGCACCCCTCCATCCAGGACATCCTGGGCGAGACCTATGGCATCATGGTCTATCAGGAGCAGGTGATGCAGATCGCGCAGGTCATGGCGGGCTATTCGCTCGGCGGTGCCGACCTGCTGCGCCGCGCCATGGGCAAGAAGGACGCAGCCGCCATGGCCAAGCAGCGCGCCATCTTCTGCGAAGGTGCCGAGAAGAACGGCGTACCGGCCGAGAAGGCGGGCGAAGTCTTTGACCTCATGGAGAAATTCGCCAATTACGGCTTCAACAAGTCGCACGCGGCAGCCTATGCGCTGGTCGCCTATCACACGGCCTGGCTGAAGGCGAACCATCCCGTGGCCTTCCTGGCGGCCTCCATGTCGCTCGATCTCGACAAGACGGAGAAGCTCGCCTCCCACATGCAGGAGGCGTCGCGTGTCGGCATCAAGGTGCTGCCGCCGGATATCAATCGCAGCGGCGCGGAATTCACGATCGAGGAGCTGCCACCTGCGCCGGCAATGAACGCCCCCGGCGAGGCGGCCCGCGAGGATCGCGCCGCGGCGGGCCCCGCCATCCGCTTTGCCCTGGCCGCCGTGAAGCGCGTCGGCCTGCAGGCGATGCGTGAACTGGTCGCGGCGCGCGATGCGCCCTTTGCCAGCCTCGCTGATTTCGCGGCGCGGGTGGACCCCAAGCTGCTGAACAAGATGCAGCTGGAAAACCTCGCCAAGGCGGGTGCCTTTGACAGCCTGGAGGGCAACCGCGCCCGCCTGGTCGCCGGTGCGGAGACGGTCCTGCGCCGCGCGCAAGCCACGGCCGAGGACCGCGCGAGCAACCAGATCGGCCTGTTTGGCGAGGTGGAGCAGGGGCCGCCCTTGCTGCGCCTGCCCGACATCCCCGACTGGCCGCAGCTCGACAAGCTGGGCTTCGAGGCGGAGGCCGTGGGTTTCCATCTCTCGGCCCACCCGCTGGATGAATACAAGGGCGCGCTGCGGCGCCTGGGTGCCACGCCTTCCGCCGTGATCGCGGATCGGGTGCGGGCCGGTTCCACCCGGCTGAAACTGGCGGGCACGGTCACCGCCAAAAAGGAGCGCAACACCCGCACCGGCAGCCGCATGGCCTGGATCAGCCTGACCGACCAGGCCGGCAGCTTCGAGGTGACCTTCTTCAGCGAAGTGCTGAACCGCTCCCGCGACATGCTGGAGGAGGGCACGGCGCTGCTGATCACCACGGATGCGAAGCTGGAAGGCGAGGCGCTGCGCCTCACCGCGCAGGATGTCGAGCGGCTGGACAAGGCGGCCGCCGGCGTGGGGCAGGGGATGCGCATCTTCATCGAGGCCGCGAGCGCGGTGCCCGACATCCGCAACATCCTGGAGCGCGACGGGCGCGGCAAAGGCCGCGTCAGTCTGGTACCGCGACTTGCCCCCGGGCAGGAGGTGGAATTGACGCTGCCCGGCGGCTGGAATGTCTCGCCGCGGATGATGCAGGCGATGAAGCTGGTGGCGGGTGTCGCCAGCGTGGAGGAGGTTTAG
- a CDS encoding 2Fe-2S iron-sulfur cluster-binding protein: MPKVTFHKAGQVHEDEVPDNGNLVVRAGIRKYPWPHLRYGCGMGKCGKCACRVLAGAEHLPEPNWKETKQLGERISQGYRLMCQHWLHHDITLAQDEEVPA; the protein is encoded by the coding sequence ATGCCAAAGGTCACCTTCCACAAGGCCGGGCAGGTGCATGAGGATGAGGTGCCGGATAACGGCAATCTCGTCGTCCGCGCCGGCATCAGGAAGTACCCCTGGCCGCATCTGCGCTACGGCTGCGGCATGGGAAAATGCGGGAAATGCGCGTGCCGCGTCCTGGCCGGGGCCGAGCATCTGCCCGAGCCCAATTGGAAGGAAACCAAGCAATTGGGCGAGCGGATCAGCCAGGGCTATCGCCTGATGTGCCAGCATTGGCTGCATCACGACATTACCCTGGCGCAGGATGAAGAGGTGCCCGCCTGA
- a CDS encoding 2Fe-2S iron-sulfur cluster binding domain-containing protein, whose translation MSEAAVPRIRVTFVSNEGKQVEADAGGSLLRISIREKGGIPFKCGGGLCGTCKCRFEAGREHASAITAKERKHLTEDQFAAGWRMACQTFVNGDASISWPPPPPKPAPAPVTAA comes from the coding sequence ATGAGCGAAGCGGCGGTGCCACGCATCCGCGTGACCTTCGTGAGCAATGAAGGCAAGCAGGTCGAGGCGGATGCGGGCGGCAGCCTGCTGCGCATCTCCATCCGCGAGAAGGGCGGCATTCCCTTCAAATGCGGCGGCGGGTTGTGCGGCACCTGCAAGTGCCGCTTCGAGGCCGGGCGGGAACACGCCTCCGCCATCACCGCCAAGGAGCGCAAGCATTTGACGGAAGATCAATTCGCCGCCGGCTGGCGCATGGCCTGCCAGACCTTCGTGAATGGCGATGCCAGCATCTCCTGGCCGCCCCCGCCGCCCAAGCCCGCACCCGCACCGGTGACCGCGGCATGA
- a CDS encoding TIGR00645 family protein: MDKLLDRMMIASRYILAVFYLGLAAALAAYAVKFGFKVWKFASTILIEQDDNQILLGMLYLVDSALVASLVAMVAISSYDSLVSKLTDETSSKEISWVTNLDPGNLKLKVALAIIAISSIHLLQKFMNVDSLDDRTLMWGVIIHMCFVVGALVLGYLDRMQAQTKLIAKGGKAG; this comes from the coding sequence ATGGACAAGCTTCTCGACCGCATGATGATCGCCAGCCGCTATATCCTGGCGGTGTTCTACCTGGGCCTTGCCGCGGCGCTTGCCGCCTATGCGGTGAAATTCGGCTTCAAGGTGTGGAAATTCGCCTCCACCATCCTGATCGAGCAGGATGACAACCAGATCCTGCTGGGCATGCTGTATCTCGTGGACAGCGCGCTGGTGGCCTCCCTCGTGGCGATGGTGGCGATCTCCTCCTATGACAGCTTGGTGTCCAAGCTGACGGATGAGACCAGCAGCAAGGAAATCTCCTGGGTCACCAATCTCGATCCTGGCAACCTGAAGCTGAAGGTGGCGCTGGCCATCATCGCCATCAGCTCCATTCATCTGCTGCAGAAATTCATGAATGTGGACAGCCTGGATGACCGCACGCTGATGTGGGGCGTCATCATCCACATGTGCTTCGTCGTGGGCGCATTGGTGCTGGGCTACCTGGACCGGATGCAGGCGCAGACCAAGCTCATCGCGAAGGGCGGCAAGGCCGGCTAA
- a CDS encoding ferredoxin — protein sequence MSDYVILTSKPGQFRTELSPGLVPVEAYDYVSQGKLRAQFVIAELQHETRLRVVDVAAAPILNLVPSKFLPRFANVEAARAELEHLTRFRGVQSSLIRQ from the coding sequence ATGTCCGACTACGTGATCCTCACCAGCAAGCCCGGCCAGTTCCGCACGGAATTGTCGCCGGGGCTGGTTCCGGTCGAGGCCTATGACTACGTCTCGCAGGGCAAGCTGCGCGCGCAATTCGTCATCGCGGAATTGCAGCATGAGACGCGGCTGCGCGTCGTGGATGTGGCGGCGGCCCCCATCCTGAACCTGGTGCCCAGCAAATTCCTGCCGCGCTTCGCCAATGTGGAAGCCGCACGGGCGGAGCTTGAGCATCTGACGCGGTTTCGCGGCGTCCAGTCCAGCCTGATCCGGCAATGA
- a CDS encoding NAD-dependent succinate-semialdehyde dehydrogenase: MAAYPNTQLHIAGTWRDGENGRRIEVLNPANEEVIGTVAHASISDLDAALAAAERGFALWRKVGAFERSKTMRKAADLLRSRADEIAELMTLEQGKPLAEAKVEIMGGADTIDWFAEEARRSYGHVIPARAAGVYQLTIKEPVGPVAAFTPWNFPINQIVRKLSAALATGCSIIVKAPEETPASPAALIKCFLDAGVPGDVIGLVYGVPSEISSYLIASPIIRKVTFTGSTPVGKMLAGMAGQHMKRVTMELGGHAPAMVFDDADVEHAAKTLAFAKFRNAGQVCVSPTRFLVQERVYDQFVASFTSHAKALKVGNGLDAATNMGPMANERRVPQMEVLIADARAKGAEITTGGSRIGNKGYFFEPTVVAGATLDMRAMNEEPFGPVALMRPFKSFDDVVTEANRLPFGLASYAFTSSAKTAQALAAGVEVGMMTINHLGLALPEVPFGGVKDSGYGTEGGSEAIEAYLNTKFVSQAGL; this comes from the coding sequence ATGGCCGCCTACCCCAACACCCAGCTCCACATCGCAGGCACCTGGCGCGACGGCGAAAATGGCCGACGCATCGAAGTGCTCAACCCCGCCAATGAGGAGGTGATCGGCACTGTCGCCCACGCCTCCATCAGCGACCTCGATGCCGCCCTGGCCGCCGCCGAGCGCGGCTTCGCGCTCTGGCGCAAGGTGGGGGCCTTCGAGCGCTCCAAGACCATGCGCAAGGCCGCCGATCTGCTGCGCAGCCGCGCCGATGAGATCGCCGAGCTGATGACGCTGGAGCAGGGCAAGCCGCTGGCCGAGGCCAAGGTCGAGATCATGGGCGGTGCGGACACGATCGACTGGTTCGCCGAGGAAGCCCGCCGCAGCTACGGCCATGTGATCCCGGCGCGCGCCGCGGGCGTCTATCAGTTGACCATCAAGGAGCCGGTCGGCCCCGTCGCCGCCTTCACGCCATGGAATTTCCCGATCAACCAGATCGTGCGCAAGCTTTCGGCGGCGCTGGCCACTGGCTGCTCCATCATCGTCAAGGCGCCGGAGGAAACGCCGGCCAGCCCGGCCGCGCTGATCAAGTGCTTCCTCGATGCCGGCGTGCCGGGCGATGTGATTGGCCTCGTCTACGGCGTGCCGAGCGAGATCAGCTCCTACCTCATCGCCAGCCCCATCATCCGCAAGGTGACCTTCACCGGCTCCACCCCGGTCGGCAAGATGCTGGCAGGCATGGCCGGCCAGCACATGAAGCGCGTGACGATGGAGCTGGGCGGCCACGCGCCGGCCATGGTGTTCGACGATGCCGATGTGGAGCACGCGGCCAAGACGCTCGCTTTCGCCAAGTTCCGCAATGCCGGCCAAGTCTGCGTCTCGCCGACGCGCTTCCTGGTGCAGGAGCGCGTCTATGACCAGTTCGTCGCCAGCTTCACCAGCCACGCCAAGGCGCTGAAGGTGGGCAACGGGCTTGATGCCGCCACCAATATGGGCCCCATGGCCAATGAGCGTCGTGTGCCCCAGATGGAGGTCCTGATCGCCGATGCCCGCGCCAAGGGGGCCGAAATCACCACGGGCGGCAGCCGCATCGGCAACAAGGGCTATTTCTTCGAACCGACCGTCGTGGCGGGCGCGACGCTCGACATGCGCGCGATGAATGAGGAGCCCTTCGGCCCAGTGGCGCTGATGCGCCCCTTCAAGAGCTTCGACGATGTCGTGACCGAGGCCAATCGCCTGCCCTTCGGCCTGGCCAGCTATGCCTTCACCAGCAGCGCCAAGACGGCGCAGGCCCTGGCCGCGGGCGTCGAGGTCGGCATGATGACGATCAACCATCTGGGCCTCGCCCTGCCTGAGGTGCCCTTCGGCGGCGTCAAGGATAGCGGCTACGGCACGGAAGGTGGCTCGGAAGCGATCGAGGCCTATCTGAACACGAAGTTCGTGAGCCAGGCCGGCCTCTGA
- a CDS encoding glycosyltransferase family 2 protein, whose translation MARFLEKLVAMEHDSVMLAEAAPPGRAAPPLELTILMPCLNEAETLATCIRKAMGYLERSGVRGEVLIADNGSTDGSQQIATSLGARVLPVAERGYGAALIAGITGARGRYVIMADSDDSYDFENLDPFVAKLREGYALVMGNRFQGGIKPGAMPPLHRYLGNPVLTTIGRVFFGSPCGDFHCGLRGFDRDAILKLDLRAPGMEFASEMVVKATLQKLRITEVPTTLSPDGRSRPPHLRSWRDGWRHLRFLLVFCPRWLFFYPGLLLFIGGLGAMAALLPGARRLGGVTFDVHTLLYASAATTMGFQLIMFWVFARVHGAREGLVPEQPMLTRMLARFGLEPALLTALGLFLLGLLLGVASLVIWGAGRFGDLGGSGTMRLAIASVTTMLLGLQLATGAFFIAVLDMVRARR comes from the coding sequence ATGGCGCGTTTTCTGGAGAAGCTGGTCGCCATGGAGCATGATTCGGTGATGTTGGCCGAGGCCGCCCCGCCGGGCAGGGCCGCGCCTCCCCTGGAACTGACCATCCTGATGCCCTGCCTCAATGAGGCGGAGACGCTGGCCACCTGCATCCGCAAGGCCATGGGCTACCTCGAGCGCAGCGGCGTGCGGGGCGAGGTGCTGATCGCCGATAATGGCAGCACCGATGGCAGCCAGCAGATCGCGACCAGCCTGGGCGCGCGGGTCCTGCCGGTGGCCGAGCGCGGCTATGGCGCGGCGCTCATTGCCGGCATCACCGGCGCGCGTGGCCGCTACGTCATCATGGCCGATAGCGATGACAGCTATGATTTCGAAAACCTCGACCCTTTCGTGGCCAAGCTGCGTGAGGGCTATGCCCTGGTCATGGGCAACCGCTTCCAGGGCGGCATCAAGCCTGGCGCCATGCCACCCTTGCACCGCTACCTCGGCAATCCGGTGCTGACGACGATCGGGCGGGTGTTTTTCGGCAGCCCCTGCGGCGATTTCCATTGCGGCCTGCGCGGTTTTGACCGGGACGCCATCCTCAAGCTCGATCTGCGCGCCCCCGGCATGGAATTCGCCAGCGAGATGGTGGTGAAGGCAACGCTGCAAAAGCTGCGCATCACCGAGGTGCCGACGACGCTCTCGCCCGATGGCCGCTCCCGCCCGCCGCATCTGCGCTCCTGGCGCGATGGCTGGCGGCATTTGCGATTCCTGCTGGTGTTCTGCCCGCGCTGGCTGTTCTTCTACCCGGGGCTGCTGCTCTTCATCGGCGGGCTGGGTGCCATGGCGGCGCTGCTGCCGGGCGCGCGGCGGCTGGGCGGCGTCACCTTCGATGTGCACACGCTGCTTTATGCCTCCGCCGCCACCACGATGGGCTTCCAGCTCATCATGTTCTGGGTGTTCGCGCGGGTGCATGGCGCGCGGGAGGGGCTGGTGCCGGAGCAACCCATGCTGACCCGCATGCTCGCGCGCTTCGGGCTGGAGCCCGCGCTGCTGACGGCCCTGGGGCTGTTCCTGCTGGGGCTGTTGCTGGGCGTGGCCAGCCTCGTCATCTGGGGGGCCGGGCGGTTTGGCGATCTGGGCGGTTCGGGCACCATGCGGCTTGCCATCGCCTCGGTGACGACCATGCTGCTGGGGCTGCAACTGGCCACCGGGGCGTTTTTCATCGCCGTGCTCGACATGGTGCGGGCGCGGCGCTGA
- a CDS encoding heme-binding protein, translated as MKATLKLETREARVMIAAATAQAEAMGVRQSVCIVDDGGYPILLERMDGARITGPQIAWNKAFTAAGHKRSTHLFNTPPNGPALPGNEAFGIQWSFEGRFAVFVGGFPIILDGQVVGGIGLSGGNGEQDIACGVAGLKALAALLEPEGHVVQVAADLKL; from the coding sequence ATGAAGGCCACCCTCAAGCTCGAAACCCGCGAAGCCCGCGTGATGATCGCTGCCGCAACGGCCCAGGCCGAGGCGATGGGCGTGCGGCAAAGCGTCTGCATCGTGGATGATGGCGGTTATCCCATCCTGCTGGAGCGGATGGACGGTGCCCGCATCACCGGCCCGCAAATCGCCTGGAACAAGGCATTCACGGCCGCCGGGCACAAGCGCTCGACGCATCTGTTCAACACGCCGCCGAATGGGCCGGCGCTGCCGGGTAACGAGGCCTTCGGCATCCAATGGAGCTTCGAGGGGCGCTTTGCCGTCTTTGTCGGCGGCTTCCCGATCATCCTGGATGGCCAAGTGGTGGGTGGCATCGGCCTCTCGGGCGGCAATGGCGAGCAGGATATCGCCTGCGGCGTCGCGGGCCTCAAGGCGCTGGCCGCGTTGCTGGAGCCCGAGGGGCATGTGGTGCAGGTGGCGGCTGATCTGAAGCTGTAA
- a CDS encoding RidA family protein, whose product MMIRRLAEEGRLSGAVVHGGLVYLAGQVADDASLDTEGQTADILAQIDALLAEAGTSKAHLLSVQIILRDIADAPAMNRAWDAWLDPANKPARMTIQAPLVDPLWRVEITGIAALP is encoded by the coding sequence TTGATGATCAGGCGTCTGGCGGAGGAAGGGCGGCTTTCGGGCGCCGTGGTGCATGGGGGGCTGGTCTATCTGGCCGGGCAAGTGGCCGATGATGCTTCCCTCGACACCGAGGGCCAGACGGCGGACATCCTGGCGCAAATCGACGCGCTGCTGGCGGAGGCGGGCACCAGCAAGGCGCATCTGCTGAGTGTGCAGATCATCCTGCGCGATATCGCCGACGCACCGGCCATGAACCGCGCCTGGGACGCCTGGCTGGACCCGGCCAACAAGCCCGCGCGCATGACCATCCAGGCGCCGCTGGTGGATCCGCTCTGGCGGGTGGAGATCACCGGGATCGCGGCGTTGCCCTGA